A window of Gracilinanus agilis isolate LMUSP501 unplaced genomic scaffold, AgileGrace unplaced_scaffold39621, whole genome shotgun sequence genomic DNA:
GAGTTCTGGGGCAGGGCAGCCCCCGAGTCTAAATGGGAGGCTTCTGGTCAGCCCAGGAAAGGCCTCTCTCAGGCCCCAGAGACCAGAAGGAAAGTTCAGGCCCTGAAAGGTGAGAAATTTGAAGCAAAGTCCCCAAGGAGGACATTAGAGCAGGATAGAGGTGTGCTGGGAACCCCAAGAGGCCGTTGGGAGCTTCCCAGGGGAGCCACGTTGCCAAAGGCAGCCATATTGCATGAAGGTTTCATCATGGGCAGTGGCAGAGGGTGAAGGGAGCCTTGGCTTGGccacctcctttcctccccatctcctccTGTCTCCCTCACCAACACCGTCCAAGGAGCAGGCAGCTGACCCCGGCCCACCCACAGGAAGCCAAATGAACTCATAGAAACTGGTCTGGAGGCTCTCTGGTCATCCCTTGTGGAAGGGAGAGCTGGAGAGAGGGGAATCGGGCCAGGGGCTTGGGCCAAGGCTCAGCGGTTGGCCAACATGGAAAGATAAGGGGCTTTGAGGGATCACCACCATCACCCCGACACGGGCTAGAGAAGATGCACTGAGTATGGTGGGAACTTGGGGAAATGGGAACAATCGGAAGTCTCCAGACAGTTCTGCCCTCTAGGGAAGGGATCCAGGAGATGGAGGGCTGAAGCTAGAGGCAGGAAAAGCTCAGGTTCCACCACAGTCATGGGCCAGCCCGCTCCACCCAAGACGAGGATCCAAGACGATTCCAAAGGCGCCATGAtggagaatgctctccaccttctAAGAGAAGGGAAGGACCCTGAAGGCACATGGAAACagatttgtctttttctttcttaatttttcttagaGTTTTTTGTCGGTGGTTTCTTCTGCACCACGGCTGATCTCGGAATACCTTCTGCATGACTCCACGTGTAAATGGACGtcacattgcttgccttctcaatgcgTAGGGAAGCAGCGagagggacagaatttggaactcaaacaaaaatgtaatgaatgttaaaaaaatttttgcatgtaattgggaaatatttaatgaaataaacaaattgatttttaagAGATTTGCTGTGGTTGTGCATGCAAAATCAGCatcagagaggggagaggaaggagggagaaaacttggAATTCAAATGCCTTTAgatgtaaaaaattgtttttacttataattgaggggaaaataattttttttcaaaagaaagaaacgTACTAGCTCACTCGAATCAAGACAACAATCCTAGACAATTCCACAGGAtccaggatgaaaaatgctatctgcctccagagagagaaccaaGGGGCTCAGAGTGCAGATTAAAGtagacttttttccatttttttttttgccacacagctaatatggaagtaggtttttcataatttctcatgAATAGTCCATTTCCTGTTGTTTGCCATTCTCAAGGAGGGGGAAAGatgggaaagatggagagaatttggaactcaaatttttttataaatgaatgttaaaaataaagaattttccaaaaaagaatttttttaacatactagctgggtggccctggacaCGTGACTTAACCTTTGTAGGGTTCAGTTTCCCTTCTATAAAAATGGGTATAGTATaggatggtgatagaatactattgtgctataaggaatgatgagcagaatgatttcagaaagaactggaaagacctacatgaactgatgcagagtgaaataatcagaaccaggagaacattggacacagTCACAGCAATATGGCGGAACAATCAACCATGAtaaacttaactattatcaacaatacaatgatccaggacaattctgagggacttaggatgctctcaatccacctccagaggaagaagtgTTGGAATCAGAATACAGATGGAAGCAGATGACTCGTCGCTTCAGTTAATTTAGGTTTTTGTTGGGGGGGGGTTGTGTTTTATAAGTTTTTTCACtaacaaaaatgaacaagataGAAATATGTTTCAtgtgataatatataataaccaagattaaattgcttatcagccctgggaaagggggagagagatcatttggatcatataactccagaaaacttatatggaaaattgttattacatgcaatcgacaaaataaataaagtaaccattggggaaaataaataaacatacttttaaataataataataaataaattttttaaagggcTTAATAGTATTCCAAGTCCCCACTTCATGTGGCTTTTGGGAAGCTCAGTGAGATTGTATATGGAAAGTGCTCAccaaacctcaaagcactatcAAAGTGTgtgtagtagtagcagcagcagcagcagtagtagtcatagttattatcataataataatattatttatattatatcatatataatatttatattattattattattatactttcaAAACAACGCCATCTGGATCAGATGATTTGGAGATGAAAGacaccgggggcagctgggtggctcaatggactgagagccagacctagacacaggacaggtcctgggttccaatttggcctcagacacttcctagctgtgtgattctgggcgagtcacttaacccccattgcctacccttaccactcttctgtgttgggaccaatacacagtattgactccaagatgaaagggaagggtttattttttaaaagaaataatgggaaaatagcTGATTTCTCTAAGAGGAAAATTGTCTTCCACACACAACTTCCTTTGCCAAAGAGGCAGCTGAGACAGAGAGGGCAAGTTTTCTGTTCTAGGTCACACAGCAATTGGATGCTAAAGCCAAAGTCCCAAGTTCTAAGCTTCTTGGCCACTGTCTCTGACCACCAAGTAGTCCAGGTTCTCTCTAGATCCTAGAACTCACCCCTCAGCCTCTGCCACACTCTCTCCCAATATGAACAGTGGTCTCTGAAAACAGAGGGTCCAAGGGAGGAAAGACAGGAAGTTGGGGGGGGGCCTGGCTGAGCTCAGCCTCCTCCTATTtgtttcctggctccaaggcaaagGTCCTTCACTGGTCCATAACCATCGTCTGTGCCTTTGAGGATTCTGGAAATGTCCCTCTCAGAGATTTTTCCTTCCATGGGGCTCAGGCCTACGTCTCGGCTTACCGAAGGTAGGTATCTCGCCTCTGCGGCCAGAAACCAGTCCTGGAATTACCAGAGAGAACCAGCCTGGCATGATGGAAATATGTTAGCAATTGGTGGTCAGATGGCATCTACCTGCATTGCCTGCTCCCGTGGAAGCCAAGACTGGCAGATTCCTTTCATCTCTGGAGTCCTGAGGAATGCTACAATAACCTATGCCAAACAGGTGCCCATGCAAAGATTGGCATCATGTGGGGAGTTCCCAAAGGGAAGAAGCACAAAACTGCCTAAAAAGGGAGAACCTGACCCAAGTCAGAAATGGAGAATGCCAAAGTTGTCATGTCATGGGAGAGCATCCATGAGTATCCCTgaccttgtcttttttttaatggtgggCACAAGTCTAGGACAAATGGGTTTAATCCCTTCTCTGTGACTCTTAGAGGGCCAGTGAGTTCACTTTTATGAgcttcagatttttatctataaaatcagaCTCACGAGAAGACAGAACGGGGAGGCAAGATAAGACAAGAGGGGGAGAATCTAAACAGcagttttggggtttggggtttttttacaATATCTGGGGGTTTTAGTGGCCAACAAGCTCAATGAGTCAACAGTATGATGTGGTGGGCACATAATGCATCTCTGTGGGTACCGTCTCCCCAATAGAATGgaaacttcttgagggtaggaatcATTTGATTCcctgtctttgtgtccccaattcctagcacagtgtctggcacaaaggaagtgcttaataaaccaACCTACTGGGTGGCACATTGGgtagggagccaggcctagaatcaagaagacctgaatttaaatccagtcttggacacttattagctgtgtgacactgggcgagtcactttaccctttctgtctcagttctcctatccataaaatgaggacaatagcATGTCCctccagggtttttgtgaggatcaaatgaggagataattgtaaagctcttggcacagtgcccggcacataggaGGCTCTATGTAAATATCAgctctgttattattatttatttttattattatatgcttgtggctggggggaaaaaaaagctaacCTAGAGTTTGCAGCTCCTTTAGATGTCAGTCTTTGAGAGTTCAGGTAATTCTAGATTTGCAATTTGGTTGTCTAGTCAaacctccttttacagatgaggaaactgaggtccagcaaTGTTAAATAATTGGGCTATGATCGTTCAGATAAGTGGAGGAtataagatttgaacttgggtcctttaAGTTCAGAACTCATGCCCTCTCTGTTGTGTAGCCTCTCCACATTTAGTTGGCCTGAGTCTCAGGTGGTAGAGACCTAGTTCATCATAGGGCCCATCCTAGAAGGAAAAAGGACCACCCCAAGCTGGCAAATTCCTGACTTGGGCTTCAGCGAGGCTAGTGAGGATTTCAGTGGAACAATGGAAATCTATGAACGCCAAAGCTAGGAAGAGTCAGGGTGGTACTAAGTATTATACAGCTgatcaatattcattaataataagaatatCTAAATCATTCAAAAGTCAGTATTTTGTAATTCCTATTTTTACAGAACTATAAAGATTATCTTCACAATCCTACATGAGAATAGTGAATTcttggatggatagatggatgaatggatggaaggatggatggagagagagaaagagagagagatggatggatggatggatggatggatggatggatggatggagagaaagagagagagatggatggatggatggatgagtaaaAAATGTTTAAGCACTTACTATCGTGCTTAGATACAAAGcatacacacatagatagatacaaaAGCAAGACAAGTGCCCTCTCTCAAGAAGCTGACTTTCTAGAGGGGGAGATTGCACCTATAGGGCCAAGAAAGAGGGTTATGGCCTGGGAAGTCACCAAGATGGCGAGTAGAACAACAGAGCGATCTGTTTGTACACCCTTTCCTGGAGTGATGGCTGTGGCAAGTTGTATTATTACTCCCATTCTGAAGGTGAGGGAAATGAGGCGATGAGAGTAATGGCCATGTCCACCCAGAAAAGATTtcaacccaagtctcctgactctaagGTCGTGTTCTATTCACCACTTACTGATGATGAGGAtacagaaggaaaggaggaagaaggagaagaggaagagggaggcaaTGATGAGGACAGCCACCAAAGTCCCCCTTGAGCTTCTCCAGGCATAGAACAATCAACCAATTAAAAAgcgtttattaagcatttatagaggggcggctaggtggcacagagcactgggcctggagtcaggacaactcatcttcctgagttcaaatccagccacaaacactagctatgtgatcctggacaaaccTTTtaactctctgcctcagttttctcatctggaaaatgaaatgaaaaaggaaacggCAAAGCAAGTCagtatttttggcaagaaaaccctaagAAAGGGtctacttattttaaaaaatattgataacaattctttttgtggtggcaaagaattagaaatgtccttcaaatggggaatggctgaacaaattgaggtacacgatggtgaaggaatattattgtgcaattagaaatgatgagcaggatgatttcagaaaagctggaaagacctatatgaactgatgcagagtgaaataagcagaaccaagagaagaacATTGTCAGTAACTGCAGTGTTGTAGATTGATCAATCGTGACAGACTTAGTACCCTCAGCAATCCAATGATCCTgggcagttctgagggacttagaacaaagaatgctatgcatctccagagaaagaactgtgggagttagAATGCAGCTaaaagcagatgatttttcaattatttattcgTATTTCTATTTGGAGGGTTTGGTTTATGTGAATATTCTCTCACAACCACGACTGATATGGAAGCAAATCttcatgataaaacatgtataaccgagatcaaattgcttaccatctccaggagggggaaggagaggatggagggagacaatttgattCTTATAATTTAGGGAAATGTGTGTTGAAAATCAGTACCTGTAATTGGGAACGTaaccttttttaaataaaaagtatgtctaaaaaaaaaagaaaaaagaaagaaaaccccacatggtgtcacgaagagtcagattcaactgaaaaatgactaaacattgACAAGAGCATTTGCCATGTGCCAGAGACCGTTCCAAGCCCCAGGGACATGAAGAGAAAGCAAAGCccgttcctgccctcaaggagcttacgctccaatgagggaaacaacatgtcTATCACCACGGGAAGCAGATGGAAGTAGTAGTTGGGGTGGGGAATGGAGGAGGGATGCTTTTACCTCCTCGGCCTCGGGACTCCACGATGAACAGAACCCAGCAGAGTAGCAGCAGCACCAGCACAGCACCCACGATGATGGAGACCACCGCAATGATCCTCGGGAATTTTTCCAGAGCCTCTGGAGTGGCGAAGGGAGTTGTCGTCGTGGAGTCCGTGAGTCTCTCTAGAGGTTTGGAGAACAAGTCAGGAGACATCTCAAGACACCCAGGCCACCTCAAACTCAAGTGCTTTCCTCAGTGGGTTAGCCGTAACTCCAGAGCTGAGCCTGGAGGAAGCCAGAGAGCACTCTTAGAGGCTGGGCTGGGAGGGTAAGACAGAGCCGGTGCCGCTAGTTCCCCAGTGGCACATGCCTCCGGCTGGAATCTAGCAGCCCCCAGACTACTCTGGGGGGTCCACTGGATACAGCCCGAGAGCACCAACCTTTCCCAGTCTCTGGCACATCACCCAATGCCCCCGGCTCCTTCCGAAGGCTAACCCACCTGTCACATTAAGCTCTGACGAGTTACTTTCTTTCACTGGCGGCATTTGGAAGTTAATAATCCCACAGAAGTATCTCCCACTGTCATTCAGCTGCAGACCCACGATGGTCATCTCATAGGTCTGCCCATTCCGCTTGGCGATGTGATACCGGTCCTTCAGGGGAGAGCTGGGCTTGTCTTTCGGGAAGGCGGCTAACTTCTCGGGCTggctgccatttttttctttgtaccaaTTCAAGATGGAAGTCATTAATCCCCCAGAGACATTGCAGACAAACGTGGCATTTTCTCCTTCTGCCTTTGAGAGCTGGGGTGGCCAAAAGCCCAGGTTATACTCCATtttcactgaggaaaaaaaaaaccgtCAGATCTAGGAATCCGTCCTATGTAAGGATCTCCACAACATTTCTGGCTTCCGAGCCCTTATCTCTCCCCATACACCATTCTTTCTGCCACACCCTACTAGCCTTCCCGACCACAGTCTTGTAGAGGAAAGGACTGGCCTCGGTGGTCACTGAGAGACCTTTCCAAACCTAAGATGCTGTGACATCACAGAAGTGAGGGAAGCGAATGACTGTCTACAACTGGAAGGGGTCAGCGTGGTTGTTGTTTGGGCTGTTGTCTTCTGGAGCCCCAAACTAGTCAGTCTAGTTGGTGGCAACTCAATCGAGGAAGCCATTTGTCGAGCATGCACTGAAGATGGATGTGTCCTGGGCACAGGGCTTTCCTGGTGGGTTCAGAGGCTCAGAGGTCctcttcagatgaggaaactgagacctccaAAGGTCATAGGATCGCTGATTTTGAGCtagatggtacctcagaggtcatctggtttaatccccttcatttttacagatggggaccCCAAGACTAGAGAGGTTACATGACTAGTTCAAGGTTGTACAAGTGGTAAAGGCAGAGGTGGCCCCCTCACCGAATGGGCAGATGATGCAAATCTAGGAGGGACGGCAAACACACCGGAGGACAGAGGCAAGATCCAGAAGGAACCCCCCGAATTGGCAGCTCTGGAGGGGGAGATGGAGGAGACACACCAACAATTCACACCCAGTCATAGATTGAAGGCTAAAAGGGAACAAAAAGGCCACCCAGTCCAACCCACTTtctgccattttacagagggggaaattgaggctcactTCTCCCATTCCTGTGGCTGGTTGTAGGAACGCTGAACTCGAGTTAGGTCAGCTCAACGAATAGTGTGTCAGGCAAAAGCGACCCATCTCTGACTGCAAGAAGCTCACCTTTTTGTGGGGCAAGAAGACAAGGAGACCAGCATTCCTACGGAGGGGCGATCACAAGATTGCAAAGATTTTAAGAGTGGACACTAACAACTGGGGGGCTGGGGAAAGGCCTCGCGAGGACCATACCTGAGCTCAAAGGCAGCCACATGTCTTAAGAAAGGAAAGTGAGGACCCGCCTGTACAGAGACCCAGTGATGGGAAATGGACCCTTGTTAGAAGCAACCAAAAAACACTGGTTCAACTCGCTTTTTAGGGACTGAGCACAGCCTATTCCAGGTCGGTACTGACATGGACCACTGAATGTTCTCTGCCCCGGCCTAAAAGGAACTCTCCAGATAACACAGACAGGGAGCTGACATCCTATAGCGGATTTgattccttggaaccaatgcaagCGACAGGAAGAATTAGCCTGTGACACTTGAGAGAAGCCCATTTCCCATGGCCCAGTGAGACAAGAAGCTTGAAAACATGTTGGATTTGGGGCCAAGAGCCCTGAGATCCACAGTGTGATGTAGGGGAGTCACggggcttggattcaaatcctgcctcagacactggttATTTTAGTGAACTTAGGCAAGGGTCCAACTCAAGGGAAATTATTTGGCTTAATCTACTCTTTCCCAGCTGCTCTCTCTGATGGTCTTCTGTCAGTGTATCTTGTTTGTACCGATTTAGGGACAGGTTGtctcctgatagaatgtaagcccctgGAGGGCAGGCAGAGACtgcttttgcttttccttctatCCCTAGCGCTCAGCACAGTGGCTGGCCCAGAGTTAGTACTTCTGCTTATTAATTGGTTGAATGAATATGGGGGAAAGACATAAGTGCCCCAAAACTTGGACCCTCAAGAAGGGGTCTAGGGGTTAGATGCCAGGAGGGAGAAAATGGAAGACAGTGGCCAGACAAAAGAAGGATCTGCCTTATGGCGATCACAGTGAGTAAACTGTGGAAGAAGGAGGAACTCTGGTTTGGGGTAAGTTTAAACTTCCACCTGAAGATCTCTTTGTGGGAAGGACAACTGCCAAGCCCAGCTCATCCTCTCACGTGAGATGTCCAGCAGAGGTGGTAGCTCTTGGACTTTCCAGCATCTCCCTGAAGACTAAGAGCCTTGGACAGCACCCAAGGGTGAAGAGATTCCAGCTCAAActagagagctgattgttaaatgttcagtgtgCGCATTCACGTGTCAGAAATCAACAAAGGGTAACCATCAGGAAGAggtttattgttctgttgatttAAATCCttagaaaataatggagaaatgtTCGTGATGCAGATCAAACTTTCAAATGTTGCGGCGGGCATATTGTTAAATTATCCATCATTTGTCAGCACACCCCTGACACTCactatacacattttttttaaacccttgtacttcggtgtattgtctcataggtggaagattggtaagggtgggcaatgggggtcaagtgacttgcccagggtcacacagctgggaagtggctgaggccgggtttgaacccaggacctcccgtctctaggcctgactctcactccactgagctacccagctgccccctacacatTTTTTAATCCACatgaaaataaatctaaaaaagtCAGTTTTGTTCAGTTgcttaagtcatgtctgactcttccatttgggattttcttggcaaagaaatgggAGTAATTTGACATTTTCTCCTGCAGCTCatcttccaaatgaggaaactgaagcaaacagggttaggcgacttgtccagagtcacatagccaggaagtgtctgagaccagattggag
This region includes:
- the PDCD1 gene encoding programmed cell death protein 1, producing KMEYNLGFWPPQLSKAEGENATFVCNVSGGLMTSILNWYKEKNGSQPEKLAAFPKDKPSSPLKDRYHIAKRNGQTYEMTIVGLQLNDSGRYFCGIINFQMPPVKESNSSELNVTERLTDSTTTTPFATPEALEKFPRIIAVVSIIVGAVLVLLLLCWVLFIVESRGRGGAGNSESDKDSL